The Rosa rugosa chromosome 1, drRosRugo1.1, whole genome shotgun sequence genomic sequence cggctgggtcaaacgactaagacttaataaccctattttttatctatacaaccttcaaaggccaagatcaTCATCGGATTGTCCatttgagaatccttccgtctgaTATcttaagtacaatattttagaaTTCTAGTACAAAATTCGGTAAAATCAATCATCGATAGGATGTTGATCGGCTAGGTCAAAAGACTACGGCtaaataaccctattttttatctatacaaccttcaaagggcaagggcgtcACCGGTTCGTctacttgagaatccttccgtcataTGTGGCACGTACAATATTTTAGAGCCTcgtttcaaaattcagaaatatccgtcttcaataggatgccgatcggctgggtcaaacgactacgacttaataaccctattttttgatctatacaaccttcaaagggcaagggcgtcattggatcgtacgattgagaatccttccgtcagatgtggcacgtacattattttagagtctggtttcaaaattcagaaaaatccgtcttcaataggatgtcgatcggctgggtcaaacgactaagacttaataaccctattttttatctatacaaccttcaaagggcaagggcatCACCGGTTCGTctacttgagaatccttccgtcatatgtggtacgtacaatattttagagtctcgtttcaaaattcagaaaaatccgtcttcaataggatgccgatcggctgggtcaaacgactacgacttaataaccctatttttttatctatacaaccttcaaagggcaagggcgtcattggatcgtacgattgagaatccttccgtcagatgtggcacgtacattattttagagtcTGAtttaaaaatttagaaaaatccgtcttcaataggatgtcgatcggctgggtcaaacgacaaagacttaataaccctattttttatctatacaaccttcaaagggcaagggcatCATTGGATCGTacgattgagaatccttccgtccgatgtggcacgtacattattttagagtctggtttcaaaattcagaaaaatccgtcttcaataggatgtcaatcggctgggtcaaacgactaagacttaataaccctattttttatctatacaaccttcaaagggcaagggcatCATTGAATCGTacgattgagaatccttccgtcagatgttgcacgtacattattttagagtcTGGTttcaaaatttagaaaaatccgtcttcaataggatgtcgatcggctgggtcaaacgaccaagacttaataaccctattttttatctatacaaccttcaaagggcaagggcatCATTGGATCGTACGATTGAGAATCCATCCGTCAGATGTGGcacgtacattattttagagtctcgtttcaaaattcagaaaaatccgtcttcaataggatgtcgatcggctgggtcaaacaACTAAGACTTAATAAgcctattttttatctatacaaccttcaaaggccAAGGGCATCATTGGATCGTacgattgagaatccttccgtccgatgtggcacgtacattattttagagtctggtttcaaaattcagaaaaattcgtcttcaataggatgtcgatcggctgggtcaaacgactaagacttagtaaccctattttttttatctatacaaccttcaaagggcaagggcatCACCGGTTCGTCTAATTGAGAATCCTTCGGTCATATGTGGCACGTACAATATTTTAGAGTCTcgtttcaaaattcagaaaaatccgtcttcaataggatgtcgatcggctgggtcaaacgactacgacttaataaccctatttttttatctatacaaccttcaaagggcaagggcgtcattggatcgtacgattgagaatccttccgtcagatgtggcacgtacattattttagagtcTGAtttaaaaattcagaaaaatccgtcttcaataggatgtcgatcggctgggtcaaacgactaagacttaataaccctattttttatctatacaaccttcaaagggcaagggcatCATTGGATCGTacgattgagaatccttccgtccgatgtggcacgtacattattttagagtttgctttcaaaattcagaaaaatccgtcttcaataggatgtcgatcggctgggtcaaacgacaaagacttaataaccctattttttatctatacaaccttcaaagggcaagggcatCATTGGATCGTACGATTGAGAATCCATCCGTCAGATGTGGCACGAACATTATTTTAGAGTCGcgtttcaaaattcagaaaaatccgtcttcaataggatgtcgatcggctagGTCAAACAACTAAGACTTAATAAacctattttttatctatacaaccttcaaaggccTAGATCATCATCGGATTGTCCAATTGAGAATCCTTCCATCTGATATCTTAAgcacaatattttaggattctagTACAAAATTCGGTAAAATCAATCATCGATAGGATGTTGATCGGCTAGGTCAAAAGACTACGGCtaaataaccctattttttatctatacaaccttcaaagggcaagggcgtcACCGGTTCGTctacttgagaatccttccgtcataTGTGGCACGTACAATATTTTAGAGTCTcgtttcaaaattcagaaaaatccgtcttcaataggatgccgatcggctgggtcaaacgactacgacttaataaccctatttttttatctatacaaccttcaaagggcaagggcgtcATTGGATCATacgattgagaatccttccgtcagatgtggcacgtacattattttagagtctggtttcaaaattcagaaaaatccgtcttcaataggatgtcgatcggctgggtcaaacgactaagacttaataaccctattttttatctatacaaccttcaaagggcaagggaaTCATTGGATCGTacgattgagaatccttccgtcagatgtggcacgtacattattttagagtctggtttcaaaattcagaaaaatccgtcttcaataggatgtcgatcggctcggtcaaccaactaagacttaataaccctattttttatctatacaaccttcaaatgCCTAGATCATCATCGGATTGTTcaattgagaatccttccgtctgaTATcttaagtacaatattttaggattttaGTACAAAATTCGGTAAAATAAATCATCGATAGGATGTTGATCGGCTAGGTCAAAAGACTACGGCtaaataaccctattttttatctatacaaccttcaaagggcaagggcgtcACCGGTTCGTctacttgagaatccttccgtcataTGTGGCacgtacaatattttaggattccagtccaaaattcagaaaaatccgtcttcgataggatgtcgatcaGTTAGGTCAAACGACTacgacttaataaccctatttttttatctatacaaccttcaaagagCAAGGGCGTCATTGGATCGAacgattgagaatccttccgtcagatgtcctaagtacaatatttttgagtctggtttcaaaattcagaaaaatctgtcttcaataggatgtcgatcggctgggtcaaaggactaatacttaataaccctattttttatctatacaaccttcaaagggcaagggcatCATTGAATTGTacgattgagaatccttccgtcagatgtggcacgtacattattttagagtcTGGTttcaaaatttagaaaaatccgtcttcaataggatgtcgatcggctgggtcaaacgaccaagacttaataaccctattttttatctatacaaccttcaaagggtaAAGGCGTCACCGGATCGTacgattgagaatccttccgtcagatgtcccaacTGCATTATTTTAGAATCTtgtttcaaaattcagaaaaatccgtctttaataggatgtcgatcggctgggtcaaacgactaagacttaataaccctattttttatctatacaaccttcaaagggtaAAGGCATCACCGGATCGTacgattgagaatccttccgtcagatgtcccaacTGCATTATTTTAGAGTCtggtttcaaaattcagaaaaatccgtcttcaataggatgtcgatcggcttggtcaaacgactaagacttaaaaccctattttttatctatacaacattcaaagggcaagggcgtcattggatcgtacgattgagaatccttccgtctgaTGTCctaagtacaatattttagagTCTGGTTTCAAAAGTCAGcaaaatccatcatcgataggatgtcaatcggctgggtcaaacgactaagacttaataaccctattttttatctatacaaccttcaaagggcaagggcatCATTGAATCGTacgattgagaatccttccgtcagatgtggcacgtacattattttagagtcTGGTttcaaaatttagaaaaatccgtcttcaataggatgtcgatcggctgggtcaaacgaccaagacttaataaccctattttttatctatacaaccttcaaagggcaagggcatCATTGGATCGTACGATTGAGAATCCATCCGTCAGATGTGGcacgtacattattttagagtcTCGTTTCAAAATGCAGAAAAATCCGTCttcaataggatgtcgatcggctcggtcaaacgactaagacttaataaacctattttttatctatacaaccttcaaagggcaagatCATCACCGGATTGTCcaattgagaatccttccgtcagatgttctaagtacaatattttaggattccagtccAAAAGTCAGcaaaatccatcatcgataCGATGTCGATCGGttgggtcaaacgactaaggcttaataaccctaatttttgttcactacaagcttcaaagggcaagggagTCATCGGAtcgtatatttgagaaacattccgtcagatgtgtcaagtacattatttttgTCTTCGAGTCAAAAATTGGAAAAAATCCGTCTTCAATAGGATGTCATCGcctcggtcaaacgactaagacttaataaccctaattttttttgctacaagcttcaaagggcaagagCATCATCgaatcgtacacttgagaaacctTCCGCTAGATGTGTCAAGTACATCATTTTAGGCTTCCAGTCCAAAATTAGAAAAAATCCGTCATCgttaggatgtcgatcggcttgGTCAAAGGATTAAggtttaataaccctatttttgttcactacaaccttcaaagggcaaagGCGTCATCGGATCGTATACTTGAGAAACTTTCCGTTAGATGAggcaagtacattattttaggatttaggtaaaaaattcaaaaatttttGCATTAGTTATGACGTCGATCGACTCTGTCAACCGACTAATAGTTTTTTTCGTATTTCTATTAACTCGCACTTTAAATGGCTAGATCGTTAATGAATAAAATTTTTTAGACACAATATTAAAGTACACGTCACGTCAAGTTTCTGAGAATTTTCATGAATTTTTTCCGACCTTAGTGctattttttacaatttttagaagttttagaattttaaaaattatttatgtattatattcttaaaaacatattaattatttattagAAAACAATTTTTCAGAGATACGATCTGGACCGTATGCTCTGCATCTTTTGATCTGGACCGTtgatatatatctctctctctctctcgacgtCGCCGCAATCGGCCCGGAACGTCGCCGTGTACAACAGCACCACCGCCAACGTCGATGTTTCAGGCTACGGTTTTGGGCAGCGCCGCCGTCGCAGATGAGCTTCAGGGTGGCCGAGCAGTTGTCGTTGAAGCCCATCGGGGGTTTCGGCGTTGCCTCGTTGAAATCGCCGACCATGGAATCGATGAAGGGTTCGCCGTAATGGGGCTCCGGTTGGGTGGCGGATCGGTTGTCCGGTTGAGCTGTGGATGTGATCTTCTGCGCGTCGGTGTTCTCCGCTGTGCAGGTGGTTTAATGGAGGACGGAAGGAATTCGACCCCGACGAGGACGAAGTCGGGGAACACTGACAAAACCCAGCATTTGCAGATTAGCGGGTCCCATGTCGCGTCAGATGTCTTCGGCTTTCTTCCTCACTCGCCTGAAAACCGCGCGTGCTTTTCACGCACCGGATTTAACCGTGGTCCACCTGGACCCTGGTCCATATTAGAATTTTCGCTCCTAGAAGGCCAAAACAAGAGGGAGATCGAGGAAGCTATTTTCATAAGCAATAGTTTGTTTCTTTTACTTTATAATGGAAAAAAACTATAGCAAAAAGATTTTTTGAGTTCTAAACCAATTCTGGCAGGGAGGGGTTCCATTTGGGATAAAAATGGCAACTAACAGGAATTGAAACACATACAAAGTAGAATCAGCAAACATAAAATTTCATTATAAAAGTTAAAACTTTCAAGCACCACATCCTACAGTCAAAAGTCTAGAAGTTGTTTATACTCTAGAGATCTGGTATTGAATACCAGATATTTAACAAGAAAAAGTGGGGGAAATATCCAAAATATCATAGTAACTCATATTATTACATCAAGCATATTTCAGTGCATGCCACGTAGAATTCCATGAAAGTAGCCACCAGTCATTATGAGTGACACGAGAGATACAACGCCGGCTGGAAATATCTTCCCTGACCTCTTGAAACGAGAGCCCATCACAACCAGAAGGGCAGCAGACAGCCCTGAGGTTGGAGAAATAAAAACCGTTAAGgttgaagaaaataaagaaatacaACTGCACATGCGCCTAATATGACCCAAAAATATATGTACAAGCAACTGGTCTTATATTCTGAAGGCAGATGTTGGTTTCCTTTGCAAATCTCAAAAGCTAAAATACCATGATGCTAATCAAAAAGGAAAATCCAGGAACTTTGAGTATTTGGAAGAATCAAACAATTGAAATAACAGAGAACATTTTGAAGAATAACTAGAGCAGGTTTTGTCCATAAAGTACAAGAGGTCCTCTCAATTGAACACTAGCAATTAACAATATAGTGCTCAAATATGTAACAGTTTAGCATAGCAGATGATCACTTACCAAGCCCAAGAGATGATGCAAAAACTGTTCTTTTAGGAAGCTCAGTATAAACAAGATAGAGTAAGGATGCTGATATTCCTCCTGCCAACAGTGACTTGTTGCTGCCGCTCTTCAAAAAGCCCATAACGCCACCCACTGTCAACAAAATTAACTGTGAGAGTCCAATACAATCAATGCCATAGACTCAAGATACacaccaaaaacagaaaagtgaCCTGTTGAAGGACTTGCCATAATGCATAAGAATTGGACATAATAGAGTGATATATTTGTATTGATCATTGCTGTCCAAAAGATCATTATTCATTccagaattttttttcattcagtCCACTCTCTTGGGACACAAGATGCTAATTGGAGAACTGAATCTAAACAGGTAATTCACATAACCATCTAGACCTCCTTGTGGAAGAAAGCTTTTCAACGGGTAAGACCCACAAGGTATTTACGACTTAGTGACATTCTTGTGGAATAAGAGTGTCACTCGGTTACAACATTTTCATCTACATGAAAAGGTTGGTTGTAACCGAGTGAGAAAACTTTCCATCTGAAAGATAATTGCTAGAACAACGGATCTTTACATTTTGCTTTAGTTTAGTACATGATACTTAAATAGCTTGGGAAATAAAAACAACGACAAAATCCCTCTAAACTTGAAAAATCTAAGTGTTCCTAGCAGGACACCCATTAGCTTTATGTACAAATCACATCTAAAGGCTTTCTCAGATACTTGAACACATTAAGTCAGCTTTTGGGTACCAGAGTACATTCGAGTAAACTAATACTGATTCAGTTATTGCAGACATAAGTATGCAAAGCTCTCAAGTAACCTATTCAATAATCTCACACCTGAAATGAAAAAACCCCAGGTCATGACAGGAGTCTGATTTTTCTAtatttgaaagttgaaactgtAATCAAATTGGCCACATACCTGCCTGAAGCCGGAATAACATTGTAATCCTAAATAGGGTGTTATAATACTAACATCCTAAGTTCTTGAAATTTTGTGGCATGGTATCTACAATGATAGTGGCTATTAAGTAAGGTTACTGAATGCAAGAGTAAGTCAGTAACATGTTTAGTCCTAAGAAATTAGCATTCGCGTCATTGACTTCGGGTAAATCTGATGGGATGTATGAGCTTCTTGTGGCCTGAATTCGAAAACAAATGCAAATTCAACTCATGAACgttgaaatgtcattagtataAAAGTTACTGAATGTAACAGGAAGTTCAGTAGCATTCAGGTTGGTAACTTGCTCAATCTGATGGGATGTATCAGTTACTAGTTACACAAGTTGGAAAACAAGTGCAAAATCAAGTCGTGAATGCTGAAATGCAAACTCCAATCTCTAAACACAGGGAAACAAAAGCACAAATCAAGCGTATACATCCTGGTCATTGGCACCCCTGCAAAGAGGACGCTAAGGCCAACCAAACTAAAAAAGGCAGCACTGATTCTAAGAGCCAAGCCAATAGAAAACCAACTAACAGAGACAAAAAGAGCCACTACACTCTAAAACCAAATGGACAAACACACAATTGTAGATTACATTGGAGATCACCAATCAAAGAAGAAATCAAACACAAAGGTCTCTATTTCCTCGCCACTAGTAACCGACTCAAGAATTCAGGCCCAAAACATACCCACAATCACAAGAACAGAAAACAATACAGTCACAAGCTACTAATTTACAGAACCTAATCCAACTAAAACCTAACACATTCGATATCTTCGCAATCTAATACAAGATGATAACTTTTACAAAGCCAATGCAATATGACACTTCTCCAAGCTGAAAATTCATACAATTCGAACAAGCTAATCCAAGTATCTTCATTAAAAGCCAACACATTTGCACAAGATGACAACTTTTCGCAATTCGAACAAGCTAAAATTGAAAGCAAAGCTAGGGTTTGTTTACCTCCAATAAGCAGAGCATAAGCTAGGGTTAGTTTCTGAGACATCGACATCCCCTTCTTCTTGCTACTATCGTCAGCTCCCTCCTCGCTTCTATCGTCACTATtatcccctcctcctcctccgccgcctctCCCGCCAGAATCGCCTCCGtttccgccgccgccgccgatcTCGGGCTCGATCACAATACCCTTAGTGCCAGAATCAACGGTGAATAAGCTGGGAGCTGTAGGATCGGAGACCACCCCGAGCCTCAAGCTACGAGCTTGACCGGAGGAAGCCGCGAATCGCAGGCGCGGAGCTCCGGCGCCGCTTAGAGAAAGAGAAATGGCGGTTCGGGGGTTGTGGAGAATTCCGGTTTTGGGTCGGAGGAGGAGAAAGGAGGACTGAGAAGAAACGCTTAACTCTGCCATGTGAGAATGTGATGATGTAAAGTGAAGCTTCTGGGTTATTTGTTCACTATTTTTACCGTATGGGTATTTATTGCACGTAGAAAGTTAAAAGTCATTTTTACCGTATGATTATCTATAGTGTGTAACTATGTATGTAGTCTTAAAGAACAACAAAAAAATTTGCTTTACCTAGTAAGAATTCTTGGTTCTACCCTTGTTCCCAACATTGAAATTGATTCGTTTTGGTGTTATGGATAGTGAAATATACTACGATGCAAATTACAAGTCGTAAATAAAATTTGGAGTATAGAATGATTATATCGGTCAAGAATGCAACCAAAGCCGGATTAAAAAGAGGAATGAGAAAGCGAATGGCATAACAGAGTGCAGTAAAAAAGTCCACCCCTAGGCTATTGCCGGATTGGGTGGGGAACATGGCGGTTTAAACAAGAGTGTAGATGCTTTACTTCAAGCTGGAAGGCATACGACAGTAAAAGTAGATTAATATTTTGAGATTATCTGTAATCTAGACTAGTAAAATGATCGACGACCATATTAAtttcgcaaaaaaaaaaacattgaaagAATAAAATCAATGCATGCATACgttttgaacaaaaaattaatGCATAGAACCCTTGGCAGCGCTGCCAAATTTCGTAAAAAGCCACTGTGGCCGCCGGTAGCCACCGAGCCACCGCCCGGACTGccaccaaaaaagaagaatccTTTGAACAAAAACATGAGTAACAAAAACATCGTACTTTCTAACTGTATTACGTCCTCCCCCTTTGTATTCATCTATTTCATCAATGAAGGtctgagggcagccgcaccagcccttatttaaaaaaaaaaaaaaaaaaaaaaaaaaaaaaaaaaaacagtacaGTGTATTTGTCCCGAGATTGGGCCTGTACTCTTAAAAAGAAGAGTTGCCCAGGCCCATAATCAAGGCTCTCTCTGTTCCAGCGTCAGAGCTTTCTCCATTGAACCCCAGAACCAAAACTCGGCGCAAAATTCTACATGAAAAatcaaattgttgaaatttcgtTTCTAGGGTTTAGTCTCGCATGGCGCGAAGAGTAATGGAATGGGCGGGTCGGGCCGATTACATGGGCGGCATTCCAAGGAAGATAGTGATCGGAGCCGTCGGAAGCTTCGCGAAGGCCTGGGTCACCATTCTCAACTCCACCACCGTTCACAATGCGGATACGCTTCTTAACCTAGTCCGCTCTCGCCCTATTGGCCTCCCTCTCATCACTGTAAGCAACCACATGTCCACTCTAGACGACCCGTTTCTGTGGGGTTTCAAGGGCTTTCCGATTTGTGATGCCAATTTGTCGCGGTGGGTTTTGGCCGCAGAGGACATCTGCTTCAAAAGCTCGCCGCTTTCGTACTTTTTCCGGCTTGGTAGGTTGTGATTTGAG encodes the following:
- the LOC133714916 gene encoding protein FATTY ACID EXPORT 2, chloroplastic-like → MAELSVSSQSSFLLLRPKTGILHNPRTAISLSLSGAGAPRLRFAASSGQARSLRLGVVSDPTAPSLFTVDSGTKGIVIEPEIGGGGGNGGDSGGRGGGGGGGDNSDDRSEEGADDSSKKKGMSMSQKLTLAYALLIGVGGVMGFLKSGSNKSLLAGGISASLLYLVYTELPKRTVFASSLGLGLSAALLVVMGSRFKRSGKIFPAGVVSLVSLIMTGGYFHGILRGMH